The candidate division KSB1 bacterium region TACTCGAGTCCGCCCCACGGAGAAGCATTGCACTCGTGGTGGTGCGGGCACGGATGAGCGACGCGATGCGGAGACGGCTGAACCAGCCGCAGGAGCTTCGCGTTCGCGCCCCGCTGACCGGGCGTGTACTCAATCGCAACGCGATCTCCCGGCAGCGCTCCCGATATGAAGACCGCGCCGGATGTTGTGTGCGCGACGCCGTCTCCCGTGGTGGCCAGCGCGTCCACTTCGACTTCCAATTCACGACTCGAATCCGGAGTAGTGCCGGTCCGCGATTGTCGGTAAAATGCGTTCGCCGATGCGAACGCGCCGGCCAGCGTTGACTCCGTGGCGGAAAGCCGAGCGCCGAATTCGCGCAGCGCCGTGTCAATCTCCAGGCGATTGTGCTGATAGATGTCGCGCCAGAGTTCCCAATCGCTGCCGGCGAGCCGCGTCATGGACTCAAGTCCGGTGCCGCTCAATCCTCGTGCGAGTCCGGCGTCCAACGATTGCAGTTGCGCTGCCAGCAGCGTGGAAAGTACTTGCGGGAGGTGACTCGTGCGAGCGACGATAGAATCGTGCAGACCGAGCGGAATCTCGCGCACGACGGCGCCGAGCTCGCTGATCCACTGCGTTACCGCTTGCGCGCGCTCCTTGTCGGCTGCGTCGTGCCCGCAAATGACCCAATTGCGCCCGCGAAATAGTTCGGCCTCGGCATTCGCGATTCCGCCGACCTCTTTTCCGGACATCGGATGCGTGAGGATCAGACGGTGCGCGGCGGCTTCCGCGGTCAGCGGCAAGAGCGACGCCTTCACGCTGGCCACATCCACTATCGTCGCCGCGGCGTGCAACCGGAGAAACTCGCGGGTCACCTCAGCGGCCTGACGCAACGGAACCGCGACAACGATCAGTTCGGTTCGCAACTCCGCCAGCGAAGCGACCACGCAATGCACGGCACCGCGCTCCAGCGCCGCTTGCATTACCGCGCTCGAAATATCAAAGCCAAGGCATTCGACACGCGGCAGCTGCTTGCGCACGGCAAGACCGATCGATCCGCCGATCAGACCAAGTCCCGCGATGCCGACCGACTGGATGCGACTCACTCGGCCCCCGCGAGGCGCCGCCCGGTCGCTGAAGCGATGATGCGAAGCTCCACCATCATCCGCGAAAACTGATCGAAAGTCAGACTCTGTGGACCGTCCGAAATCGCATGGTCGGGATCGGGATGCACCTCGACCAACAAACCGTGCGCCCCGGCCGCGATGGCCGCGCGGGACATGGCCGGAACTTTGCTGCGCAACCCCGTGCCGTGCGAAGGATCGGCGAAGATCGGCAGATGGGACAGGGATTGAATCACGGGAATCGCGGCAATGTCCATGGTGTTGCGCGTGTAAGTCTCGAAGGTGCGAATTCCGCGTTCGCAGAGAATGACCTGCTCATTTCCCCCGGCGAGTAAGTACTCGGCGGCCATCAGCCATTCCTCGTAGGTCGCGGAGTTCCCGCGCTTCAAAAGCACCGGCTTGCGAATCTGCCCGAGCGCCCGCAGCAAATTGTAGTTCTGCATGTTGCGCATGCCGACTTGCAGAATGTCACAGTAGCTCGCGACCAACTCGATCTGGGAAATCTCCATGACTTCCGTGACCGAGAACATGTCGTGCTCCCGCGCCGCGTCACGCAAGAAGCAAAGCCCCTGCTCAGCAAGTCCGGTAAACGCATAGGGAGACGTGCGCGGCTTGAAGGCACCGCCACGCAAACCAACCGCTCCGAGCGCTTTCAGAGCTTTCGCGGTGGCGTGAATCATCTCCTCGTTCTCGATGGAGCACGGCCCCGCGATCACGGCTACTTCGTCGCCGCCGAGCGCGGTGTTGCCGACGTGAAGCACCGTCCCGGAAGGGTGGAACTCGCGGGCCGCGAGCTTGTACGGCTTCGAGACCCGAATCACCTTGTCAACACCGCCCAGCAGTTCGACTTCGCGCGAGTCAATGCTCTCGGTCTTGCCGATGACCCCGAGGACGGTCGTGGACTGCCCGGTCGAACGATGCACGGTAAAACCGCGCTTGCTCAACTCCTCAATAATCTGACCGACTTGCGCGTCGCCCGCGCCATGTTGCATGACGATAATCATCAGGACTCTCCTTGCCCGGTAGGATGCTCTTCGTACCCTTGCAGCAGCCGCATCTCGTCGATAATCCGCTCGTAGATGCGGCGCAGGGCGGCGGTCTCAAGCGGTCCGCGATTAGCGCCGCCCAGCTGAGAGTAAATCTGCTGCTCACGCTCCAAATCCACGATCGGCAAGCCGCCCTGCCGCTTGAGGTAGCCGATCATGCGGGCGCAGCGCGCGCGCTCATTCAGGAGCCGCACCATGGTCCCGTCGATCGCGTCGATCTGTTTTCTCCAGTGATCCATGCTCATCGGAATGGGAGTTGGCGAAGGGACCGGCATTGAACATCCGGCCCAGCGTGACTCGGATTGACCTCGAACTTACCACATAACATAGGGAAATCCGCGGTGGATGTCAAGCGGCTGCCGACACCGACGCGGATTTCCTCAACGATCGCCGCTCGCGCAGCGCTTAGACGCGGACCAGCGAAGGTTGGCGCCGAGGCGCCCGTGGCGCGAGTGCCGCCGGTGCAGTTCGCCGCGACATGAATTCGGTCAGGTACATAGCCGTTTTGTCGGCGACTCTTGTCCAGGTGAAGCGCCGGTAATTGCGCCGTCCGCGCTCAATCAACTGGTTGCGCAACTTCGAATCGGAGAGCACAGCGATCGCGGCCCGGGCGATATCCTCGACATCCTCGGCGTTGACGAGCATGGCCGCGTCGCCCGCGACTTCGAGCTGAGAAGAGTTGTTGCCCGCGACCACTGGGCACCCGGCGGACATCGCCTCCACGATCGGAAGTCCGAAGCCCTCGTACAAACTGGGGAACAACAGCAGGCGCGACTTCCGGTAAAGCGCCGTGAGATCGTCGTCGACGACGTGCCCGGGATAGATCACCGCGCCTGGCGGCAGGCCGACGGTGCGCTCGAGTCCGGAGAGCGCGTTCAGCATGCTGGACGGAAGGTCTCCCGCGATGACCAGCTTGACGTCACGCTGCAAGACCTCTCGAATGACGTGCAGCGAGTACAGCATGCCGGGCGCGTTCTTGCGCGGGTCAGGGACGCCGACGAACAGCAGGTGCTCGGCCGACGATGTGACAATTTCGCGCACCGTGACATTGGACGGTTGTGCGACCGGCGCCGTCGCATGCCGCTCCGTAACGCCCGCGTGGATGACCCGCAGTCGCTCGAGTTTCACGCCGAGCACACGGCGAATGTCCTCAGCGGTCGCCTGCGAAATGCACAGAAAGAGATCGCACTCACGGTTCAGCAGCGTCAATTGCTGCGTATAGCGCTGCTTGCCGACGGGATCGTGATTCAAATAGGCCGGAGCGAACAGCGCGGGGATGAGATCGTAAAACGTGCAGGCCAGCGGCACATCCAACTCGCGGGAATGCTGAACCAGCAGCGGCGTCGTCGGACTTAGCGGGTGAGGACTGTAAACCAGATCGGGGCGAAGCAGCGCGAGGTCCTGATAGGCGCAAGCGCTTACATCACGAAGTCCCAAATCATGGTCCACCGCCGCGCGAGTGCTCTCCGCGTCGGGTCCGACGAACGTGAACCGCCAATCCGGAAGGCGATGCAGCAACGCGGTGAAATGGTCAATCGTGTAACGCCCGATCCCGCGATTCCGTGTCGCGGTTTCAAGCAGCGCGTTTGCATCAACGGCCAAATGCAATTTGTCGGGCCAGGCGCGGCGATGGGCGCGGATGTCGGCGGCGGCCGGCGTCTCGCGTGCCGCGGATCGGCGCTTGCCAGCGCTGACATCGAGGAGGTAGAACTCGCCGCCCGATGACACATCAATCTCATAATCTGTTGCCCCGGCCTCGCGCAGCAGCGTTTCCACGGCAGCGCGCGTCACCAGCCAACGATGCTCAAGATTATGCACGAGTTCGGGATCGTAATCAGGCTTATCGGAGCTGGGAAGTGTGACCAGGACGCGCCGCCCCACGCGCATGCACTCGCGCAGGGCGCGGATTGCGTCCTCGAAATCGACATGCTCAAAGATTTCCGGTGCCATGACGCAGTCGAACCGGCCTGATTCATAGGGCAGACCCGCAACCACGTCCCCATAGTTGAATTGAATTTGCGGTCGAACCGCGCGGCAGACGTCCAACCGGCCACGGAAAATATCCGCGGCGTGGGTCGCGCCCGTGTAAGCGGCGACGTAGCCGTTGGCCGGGCCGATCTCCAGGATGTTCCCCGCCGCACGCTGTTTCAACCAACGTACGCGCTCACGCTGCAACGGCTCGGCGTAAATCTGATCCGGGTGCGTCGCATAGTAGCGCATGAGATCAGTCGTGGGCTGCTGCTCGGCAGCCTTGACTTTTTGATACACTGCCGACATTTGCTGGCCGACTAATGTCCAACTGAACGCACTTGCATACACGCGGACGTTGTCCGCGATGACGCGGGAGATCACCGGATTCGTCAATACATGGCTGATTGCCGCGGCCAGCGGAAAGGATTCGGTCGTCCGCAAGGAAACCGCAAACGGCGTATCGAGCGCGGGCGAATCCGACGTGACGACCGGCCGACCGCACGAGAGCGCGGTAACCAGCGCGGCGGACGCCTCATAGCGGCGGCTCTGGTAGTTCAAGACCACGACGTCCGACGCGCGCAGGAAGTTATCGCGCTGCTCGTCCGTCAGGTAGGTGTCCGCGAAGCGAACGGCAGCTCCCAAGCCCAGCTCTTCCGCGCGGGCCTTGCACTGTGATTCATAGGCAGGGCCGGCAGGATTGTGCGGATGGGGCCGGCCCAGAATCATGAGGCGGGAGTTCGGATGGGCCTTACGCACATCGGCGAACGCTTCAATCAACTCGACAATCCCCTTATGCGGGTCCAGAAATCCAACCGTCGAGACTATCTGGATCGCCGGGTCGATGCCGAGCGCAAGCTTGCTCTCAAATATGTCGGCGACCTTGAGCTCGGGAATTGCCATCGGAATCCAGTCCGTGCGATCCGGCGCGCCGCCCAACGCGACGAGCTGCAGCTCATTCTGGGGATGGTGAACGATACAACGATCAGAAAGCCGCTGGCGCTCGCCCATTTCGGTCACGGTCGAGTCGGTGGCGTGGAAGGTCGTCACGATCCGTGTCCCGAACTTGCGCACTTCGATCATCAGGGGGGTTAGCCAACTATCCGCCGAAAACATCCCGCCGTGGTTGATGTGCAAAACGTCAAAGCGCTCACGACGCAGGATCTCGTAGAGCTCACGATACCCGTCTTTGTCCCGGGTCCAACAACGAACTACGCCCGACTCATCACCACCATGGATGTCGGTCGCCCGTTCGGCAAGTACGGTGGGAGAAATCCCCGCCTTCCGCAGTGCGGCGACCAGCGATTCCGCGTACATGGCAAGTCCGCAGGTCTGCCGGTACGTTGTGAGCAGCGCGATACGAAGCGAGGTGGGCGCGGTAATGGTCTGTTCTGGCACGGGAGTCTCCATAGTGGTCGTCGGTTGTGCGATAACCGGCTTGCCGTGAGCCGTGAGCATTTCAGCGGCCGCAAAACCGTCGGCAGCGAAGTATTGCAGATCGTCCTGCTTGAGTTTGGACCGCCAGCGAGCCATAAAGCGCTCATGATTAGGCCCTTGCTTCGCGTGCCCGCTCACGGTCTTCGACTCAAAGTGCCGGATGCGGCTTTCCGCGCAGTACCAGACCTGCTTACCGGCCTCGCGCGCGCGCAGGCAAAGATCCGCGTCCTCGTAGGAATTGTGAAAGCCCTCGTCGAAGCCGCCCAACTGCTCGAATAAGTTGCGGACGATCATCAGGCAACTGCCCGCAACGAATTGGAAGGCGCGGCTGTGCGAGACCGCCGTGTGTGTCGCAGGCAGAAGATCATGATAAATACTGTAGAAATTCCCATCCGCACCCACCACATTGCCCGCTTGTTGAACGCGATCCGTGTCGGGAAAGACTTGGAGGTTGCCGACGATGCCGATCGACTTGTCGCCGCGCGCGCAATTGAGCATGGCGTCCAGCCAGCCGGGTTCAACCACCGTGTCGTTGTTCAGGAAGACGATGAATTCGCCGTTGGCTTTCGCCGCGCCGGTGTTGCAGGCAATGGCGAAACCGCGATTGCACCCCAGCGAAATAGCCGTGACGCGGCCGCCGAGCGAGGGCAAGTACTCCGTGGTACCGTCCGTGGAGCCATCGTCCACGACGATCACTTCATACGCTGCGGCACCGGGGGTGGTGAAAATCGATTGCAGGCACTGCTTGGTGAACTCGAGATTGTTCAAGACGGGAATTACAATCGAAACGTCACAGGCTGGCGAAGCGGAGATTCGAGGTGGAGGAACTGACACCTGCGCCTTAAGGCTGCCCGTGAATATAAACTGCTGCGCGGTCAGTTCGTTCAAGTCGGCCGGTGCGACCTGCCGCAAGACGAGACCGCCCAAGTCCAGATCGAGCGCCGTTTCCGGCGGTGTCTGCATCGACTTCTCAAACAGCGGATCGCGCACGGTCTCGACCAGTGTCGCCTCGATGCCCGCGCTCTCAAAGAGCCTGTACATGTCCTTCAGCGCAAAAAACCGCAAATGCGTGCTGTCGAGAATGCCCCACTCCTCATAGGTCCATGAGCCTTCGAGTAACTTGCCGATAATCCCCAGGTTCCGAATATTCGGGATGCTGGCAATCACGGTCCCGTGCGGTGCCAGACCCGTCGCGAGCTTTTTCAGCGTCGCCCAGGGATCGATCAGGTGTTCAAGCACGTCGGCAAGGATGATGCAATCCGCGGATCCCGCCGGAATCGGCAGCGGCATGCGCTCAATGTCACCCACGAAAACCTCGTCGAGGCATTCGCGCGCGATCTCCGCGACTTCCGGCTGAATCTCGATGCCGATCACGCGCGCGGTTCCGCGCGACTTCAACAGCGCGCCGAGCGCTCCGCGACCGCAGCCGACATCCAGCACCGTCTTCGCCGTGGTGGGTACTAAGTCAGCAAGATTTGCTCGCGCATTCGCGTAATAATAATCTGGCTTCAATGCCTGTTTGCGCGGCGCTGCGGAGTGTTCCGGTGTGGATCGCTGGTCGTTGGTCATGGCTACGGTACGTCAGGGTTCAGGTTTCGGGGTACGTTTCCCCTCGTCCGGCGGCGGAGAGAGTCCATTCCCGACCTGATAACGCAATTCGCATACCAAGCTGCTATGGCGATTAAGTCCCTATATAACCTAACCTATCGAGCCCGCTCTGGTACTGGTGCGGCACGTTCTTTCCCCGACACGAGCGAAAAAAATGCCCCTTCGCAAGTGTCGAAAGGGCACGAAATCCGGCGATGTATGCGGTCGCGACCTACCGCTTGAACACGCGATATCCCCACGGTTCAATGACTAATGCGGTGGCAGCCTGAATCCGAAGGGGGCTGCCCGTGAAAGCGTTTACGTAGTCCCCGTCGGCTTCGCGGTCGGTTAGCTTTGCCTGGACCAGTCCCGAGCTGAGGTTCAGCAACACCAGTACCGACGCGCCGTCCTGCTCGCGGCTGTAAGCGAAGATGCTGGAATCCGCGAGCGTGTGAATTCGCTTGAACCGACCGCCCCGCGCGCCGTTTGCCAGTGCCGGATGTGAACGCTTGAGCTGGAGTAGCGAGGTGTAGAACGACTCCAGCGGCAGCTTGGACCAATCGACGGAGTCCTTGTCAAAAAACTTCAGGCTGCGATCGAGTCCCGCCTCCTGACCCGTATAGACCAGCGGCATTCCGGGTGCCGTTGCCGTCAGCACGGCGAACGGCTTGACCGCACGTTGCATGCGCTCTGTAACCGCCGCATTCCACGAGTTCTCATCGTGGTTGTCCGTGAATAGCATGCGGAACGCGTCGCGCGGATAGGCCGCGGAGTCCGCGGGAAAATAGCGATCAAGATCCGCCACCGCCTTCCGGCCGTGCGCGATATCGCGCATCAAGTGATGCAGCGACCACGCATAGGTCATGTCGAAGGCATGCTCGTGACAGAGCGGATTCTCGTCCTCCGCAAGCATGAACACCGGCTTGATCCGGTTCAACTCGCGTCGCGCATGATCCCAGAAATCCGACGGTACCATGCCCGCCACGTCGCAACGATAGCCGTCGATACCGCATTCCGTTACCCAGTACTTCAGCGCGTCGGTCATGTAGCTCCGTAGCCCCGGCGAAGCGTAGTTCAGGTCCACCACGTCCGACCAGTCGGCTACCGGCGGAAGCGGCTGGCCCGTAGAGTCGCGCGTAAACCAATCCGGATGTTCGGCAAGCAGCGGATTGTCCCACGCGCAATGATTCGCTACCCAGTCGAGAATCACGTACATGCCCAGTTCGTGGGCGCGGTTCACGAGCGCGGTCAAATCCGCGATCGTGCCGAACTCCGGGTTGACCGCGCGATAGTCGCGCACGGAATAATAGCTGCCGAGCGAACCCTTGCGATTCTGCTCGCCAATCGGATTAACGGGCATCAGCCAGAGGATCGAAACGCCCATCTGCTGCAAGCGCGGCAGGTGCCGCGCAAATGCATTTAGCGTGCCCTCCGGTGTGTATTGGCGAATGTTGACTTCATAGATCGTGGCCTGGTACGACCAGTCCGGGTGTACGACATCGCTGGCCGCCGGCGCCGCGCCCAGCAGCCGGGCCAGACCCAACAGCGAACCCACAACCAGCGGCGGCCAGGTCGCCGCGCGGCGCAGGCGGCGGGATGTTGACTTGAAAAAGAACTCAAGCATGTTCACGATCATCAGGCTCCCGCTTTTTCCAGTTCACTTAGCCGGTCGAATTCCTGCTTTACCGCGCGCATCACCGGTGCCACCGTCTGCTCCGTGAAGTCGAAGCGAATCCCCGCGGCCTCGAACAGCTGCGGCAACGGACGGGAACCGCCGAGCGCAAGTGCCCGCTTGTAGGCAGCCACCGTCCCGCGCGTGTCACGGCGCGAGTTCAGCCAGAGTTGCAGCGCGCCAAGCTGCGCGATGCCGTACTCAATGTAGTAAAACGGGTACTGAAAAATGTGCAACTTCTCCTGCCAGCGATATTCATTGTAAATCTCATAGCCGGAGTAGTCCACGTCGCCATAAAAGCGGCGCCGCAGGTCCAGCCACGCCGCGCGCCGCTGCTCCCGCGTGTGCCCCGGATGCGTATAGATCCAATGCTGAAAGGCGTCGATCGACGCGCACCAAGGGAGAAACAACAGAATGCGCGTGAGGTTGTCAAGCCGCGCGCGCGCGGCGTTCGCGGGCGAATAGAAGACCTGCAGATGCTCCGAGGCGAGCTGCTCCATGCCCATCGACGCGACCTCGCAAAACTCGATCGGCGCCCCGCGATAGAAGGCCAACGGTTCGCCGCGCGCGGCGAACGCGTGAAACGCATGACCGCCCTCGTGCAACAACGTGTACAAGTCATCGTTACTGCCGACCGCATTC contains the following coding sequences:
- a CDS encoding prephenate dehydrogenase/arogenate dehydrogenase family protein, with translation MSRIQSVGIAGLGLIGGSIGLAVRKQLPRVECLGFDISSAVMQAALERGAVHCVVASLAELRTELIVVAVPLRQAAEVTREFLRLHAAATIVDVASVKASLLPLTAEAAAHRLILTHPMSGKEVGGIANAEAELFRGRNWVICGHDAADKERAQAVTQWISELGAVVREIPLGLHDSIVARTSHLPQVLSTLLAAQLQSLDAGLARGLSGTGLESMTRLAGSDWELWRDIYQHNRLEIDTALREFGARLSATESTLAGAFASANAFYRQSRTGTTPDSSRELEVEVDALATTGDGVAHTTSGAVFISGALPGDRVAIEYTPGQRGANAKLLRLVQPSPHRVAHPCPHHHECNASPWGGLEYTIQLEQKRDLVHRTLRKLMGEVEIRPTVPSPQRWGYRQRITPAIWLDEGRLAVGFRAEARATRGVALAECSLALPAVSRALSALAARLRELDPARLESTPKRIQIHATRDGAGAVLVFPGGCDARSHRAWESRLELPELSGGIWTVRGNSAGIPNSSLAGFTPGRSHPMLTRHGADPIELPPLAFCQVNAAAAELVHARIAERFTTERLSRIWDLYGGYGALGIAASAGRCPVTVAEQSAHSRTAFMEFAERRGITGPDFVPGDLRDTINSFAARIGGGDLVILDPPASGVHPAILERLLKSPVRRICYLSCNPARLGRDLRVLTSSGFHPVEITPFDFFPQTASIEVLALLER
- a CDS encoding glycosyltransferase, whose protein sequence is MTNDQRSTPEHSAAPRKQALKPDYYYANARANLADLVPTTAKTVLDVGCGRGALGALLKSRGTARVIGIEIQPEVAEIARECLDEVFVGDIERMPLPIPAGSADCIILADVLEHLIDPWATLKKLATGLAPHGTVIASIPNIRNLGIIGKLLEGSWTYEEWGILDSTHLRFFALKDMYRLFESAGIEATLVETVRDPLFEKSMQTPPETALDLDLGGLVLRQVAPADLNELTAQQFIFTGSLKAQVSVPPPRISASPACDVSIVIPVLNNLEFTKQCLQSIFTTPGAAAYEVIVVDDGSTDGTTEYLPSLGGRVTAISLGCNRGFAIACNTGAAKANGEFIVFLNNDTVVEPGWLDAMLNCARGDKSIGIVGNLQVFPDTDRVQQAGNVVGADGNFYSIYHDLLPATHTAVSHSRAFQFVAGSCLMIVRNLFEQLGGFDEGFHNSYEDADLCLRAREAGKQVWYCAESRIRHFESKTVSGHAKQGPNHERFMARWRSKLKQDDLQYFAADGFAAAEMLTAHGKPVIAQPTTTMETPVPEQTITAPTSLRIALLTTYRQTCGLAMYAESLVAALRKAGISPTVLAERATDIHGGDESGVVRCWTRDKDGYRELYEILRRERFDVLHINHGGMFSADSWLTPLMIEVRKFGTRIVTTFHATDSTVTEMGERQRLSDRCIVHHPQNELQLVALGGAPDRTDWIPMAIPELKVADIFESKLALGIDPAIQIVSTVGFLDPHKGIVELIEAFADVRKAHPNSRLMILGRPHPHNPAGPAYESQCKARAEELGLGAAVRFADTYLTDEQRDNFLRASDVVVLNYQSRRYEASAALVTALSCGRPVVTSDSPALDTPFAVSLRTTESFPLAAAISHVLTNPVISRVIADNVRVYASAFSWTLVGQQMSAVYQKVKAAEQQPTTDLMRYYATHPDQIYAEPLQRERVRWLKQRAAGNILEIGPANGYVAAYTGATHAADIFRGRLDVCRAVRPQIQFNYGDVVAGLPYESGRFDCVMAPEIFEHVDFEDAIRALRECMRVGRRVLVTLPSSDKPDYDPELVHNLEHRWLVTRAAVETLLREAGATDYEIDVSSGGEFYLLDVSAGKRRSAARETPAAADIRAHRRAWPDKLHLAVDANALLETATRNRGIGRYTIDHFTALLHRLPDWRFTFVGPDAESTRAAVDHDLGLRDVSACAYQDLALLRPDLVYSPHPLSPTTPLLVQHSRELDVPLACTFYDLIPALFAPAYLNHDPVGKQRYTQQLTLLNRECDLFLCISQATAEDIRRVLGVKLERLRVIHAGVTERHATAPVAQPSNVTVREIVTSSAEHLLFVGVPDPRKNAPGMLYSLHVIREVLQRDVKLVIAGDLPSSMLNALSGLERTVGLPPGAVIYPGHVVDDDLTALYRKSRLLLFPSLYEGFGLPIVEAMSAGCPVVAGNNSSQLEVAGDAAMLVNAEDVEDIARAAIAVLSDSKLRNQLIERGRRNYRRFTWTRVADKTAMYLTEFMSRRTAPAALAPRAPRRQPSLVRV
- a CDS encoding chorismate mutase; this translates as MSMDHWRKQIDAIDGTMVRLLNERARCARMIGYLKRQGGLPIVDLEREQQIYSQLGGANRGPLETAALRRIYERIIDEMRLLQGYEEHPTGQGES
- the aroF gene encoding 3-deoxy-7-phosphoheptulonate synthase, yielding MIIVMQHGAGDAQVGQIIEELSKRGFTVHRSTGQSTTVLGVIGKTESIDSREVELLGGVDKVIRVSKPYKLAAREFHPSGTVLHVGNTALGGDEVAVIAGPCSIENEEMIHATAKALKALGAVGLRGGAFKPRTSPYAFTGLAEQGLCFLRDAAREHDMFSVTEVMEISQIELVASYCDILQVGMRNMQNYNLLRALGQIRKPVLLKRGNSATYEEWLMAAEYLLAGGNEQVILCERGIRTFETYTRNTMDIAAIPVIQSLSHLPIFADPSHGTGLRSKVPAMSRAAIAAGAHGLLVEVHPDPDHAISDGPQSLTFDQFSRMMVELRIIASATGRRLAGAE
- a CDS encoding DUF3459 domain-containing protein, giving the protein MLEFFFKSTSRRLRRAATWPPLVVGSLLGLARLLGAAPAASDVVHPDWSYQATIYEVNIRQYTPEGTLNAFARHLPRLQQMGVSILWLMPVNPIGEQNRKGSLGSYYSVRDYRAVNPEFGTIADLTALVNRAHELGMYVILDWVANHCAWDNPLLAEHPDWFTRDSTGQPLPPVADWSDVVDLNYASPGLRSYMTDALKYWVTECGIDGYRCDVAGMVPSDFWDHARRELNRIKPVFMLAEDENPLCHEHAFDMTYAWSLHHLMRDIAHGRKAVADLDRYFPADSAAYPRDAFRMLFTDNHDENSWNAAVTERMQRAVKPFAVLTATAPGMPLVYTGQEAGLDRSLKFFDKDSVDWSKLPLESFYTSLLQLKRSHPALANGARGGRFKRIHTLADSSIFAYSREQDGASVLVLLNLSSGLVQAKLTDREADGDYVNAFTGSPLRIQAATALVIEPWGYRVFKR